Proteins from a genomic interval of Nostoc sp. TCL240-02:
- the psbC gene encoding photosystem II reaction center protein CP43 — MVTLSNRPNILGGNGRDQESTGFAWWSGNARLINLSGKLLGAHVAHAGLIVFWAGAMTLFEVAHFVPEKPMYEQGLILLPHLATQGWGVGAGGEVIDTFPYFVVGVLHLISSAVLGFGGIYHAVRGPETLEEYSSFFGYDWKDKNKMTNIIGFHLIILGCGALLLVAKAMFFGGLYDTWAPGGGDVRIITNPTLNPAVIFGYVIKSPFGGEGWIVSVDNLEDVVGGHIWIAFICIAGGIFHILTKPFAWSRRASIWSGEAYLSYSLGALSLMGFIASIFVWFNNTVYPSEFFGPTGPEASQAQALTFLIRDQRLGANVGSAQGPTGLGKYLMRSPTGEIIFGGETMRFWDFRGPWLEPLRGPNGLDLEKIKNDIQPWQARRAAEYMTHAPLGSLNSVGGVATEINSFNYVSPRAWLATSHFVLGFFFLVGHLWHAGRARAAAGGFEKGINRDTEPVMFMDDLD; from the coding sequence GTGGTAACGCTCTCTAATAGACCAAATATATTAGGCGGCAATGGACGCGACCAAGAATCTACTGGCTTTGCCTGGTGGTCTGGTAACGCGCGTTTAATCAATCTATCTGGCAAACTTCTGGGCGCTCACGTTGCCCACGCTGGCTTGATTGTATTCTGGGCAGGAGCGATGACTTTGTTTGAAGTCGCTCACTTCGTTCCTGAAAAACCCATGTACGAACAGGGCTTGATCCTGTTACCTCACCTCGCTACCCAGGGTTGGGGCGTTGGTGCTGGTGGTGAAGTTATCGACACCTTCCCCTACTTTGTTGTCGGTGTACTCCACCTAATTTCCTCAGCCGTCCTTGGCTTTGGCGGTATCTATCATGCCGTCCGTGGCCCAGAAACCTTAGAAGAATACTCTTCTTTCTTTGGTTATGACTGGAAAGACAAGAACAAGATGACCAACATCATCGGATTCCACCTAATTATTTTGGGATGCGGTGCGTTGCTGTTGGTAGCAAAGGCAATGTTCTTTGGTGGGTTGTATGACACCTGGGCACCAGGCGGTGGTGACGTTCGGATTATTACCAATCCGACATTGAACCCAGCAGTTATCTTCGGTTATGTAATCAAGTCTCCTTTCGGTGGCGAAGGCTGGATTGTCAGCGTTGATAACTTGGAAGATGTGGTGGGCGGTCACATCTGGATTGCCTTTATCTGTATTGCTGGCGGTATTTTCCACATTCTTACCAAGCCTTTTGCTTGGTCACGTCGTGCATCCATCTGGTCTGGTGAGGCTTACCTCTCCTACAGCTTGGGCGCTCTTTCCCTGATGGGCTTTATTGCCTCAATCTTTGTTTGGTTCAACAACACCGTTTATCCTAGCGAATTCTTTGGCCCTACTGGTCCAGAAGCTTCTCAAGCTCAGGCTTTGACCTTCTTGATTCGTGACCAACGCTTGGGTGCTAACGTCGGTTCTGCCCAAGGCCCCACAGGTCTAGGTAAATACCTGATGCGCTCTCCAACTGGTGAAATCATCTTCGGTGGTGAAACCATGCGCTTCTGGGATTTCCGTGGTCCTTGGTTGGAGCCTCTACGTGGCCCCAATGGTCTTGACTTGGAAAAAATCAAGAACGATATTCAACCTTGGCAAGCTCGTCGCGCTGCTGAATACATGACCCACGCTCCTCTGGGTTCTTTGAACTCCGTGGGTGGTGTGGCTACCGAGATTAACTCGTTCAACTATGTATCTCCTCGCGCTTGGTTGGCGACTTCTCACTTCGTACTAGGATTCTTCTTCCTAGTTGGTCACTTGTGGCACGCTGGTCGCGCACGGGCTGCTGCTGGTGGTTTTGAGAAAGGAATTAACCGTGATACTGAGCCAGTGATGTTTATGGACGACCTAGATTAG
- a CDS encoding PCP reductase family protein has translation MSDSNFIETLRWTSEAKEKLQNIPFFVRTQARARIEQLAREANQEIVTADLVEQARLEFGQ, from the coding sequence ATGAGCGATTCCAATTTTATTGAGACTTTGCGATGGACATCTGAAGCTAAAGAAAAGTTACAAAATATTCCCTTTTTTGTCCGCACTCAAGCTAGAGCCAGAATTGAACAACTAGCTCGCGAAGCAAACCAAGAGATTGTTACAGCCGATTTGGTAGAACAGGCTAGGCTTGAGTTTGGACAATAA
- a CDS encoding SWIM zinc finger family protein, producing MTNYTLQASREWWSQQWLDLLDSYRFKKRLERARNYARQGNVLSIEFKGAKVLARVQGSEVEPYKVSLSLEPFTDEQWGYVIETMSQRAIFAAKLLAGEMPQNIEEVFTANGLSIFPFTLGDVQSKCSCPDKANPCKHIGALYYQLGDRFSEDPFVLFQLRGRTKEQIISDLRQLRSGKIQSFTTETPDIQESIPNNKYSVKIDSFWQYNEPLESSLVVIAPSTSEMVLDVLGAIPLAKEEENTVNSTSSDVVMKYLNTVYRDVSQKAFLAAMNVGGS from the coding sequence ATGACTAATTACACATTACAAGCAAGTCGAGAATGGTGGTCACAACAATGGCTAGATTTGCTAGATTCTTATCGCTTCAAAAAGCGTTTAGAACGTGCGAGAAATTATGCTCGTCAAGGAAATGTTTTGAGCATTGAATTTAAAGGAGCGAAAGTATTAGCTAGGGTGCAAGGTAGTGAAGTAGAACCTTATAAAGTTTCCCTTTCCCTTGAACCATTTACCGATGAACAGTGGGGTTATGTAATTGAAACCATGTCCCAAAGGGCAATTTTTGCTGCCAAGCTACTAGCTGGAGAAATGCCACAAAATATAGAAGAAGTGTTCACGGCTAATGGTCTTTCGATATTTCCTTTTACTCTTGGTGATGTCCAGAGTAAATGCTCTTGTCCTGATAAAGCAAATCCCTGTAAACACATTGGTGCCCTATACTATCAGTTAGGCGATCGCTTCAGTGAAGACCCATTTGTACTATTTCAATTACGCGGACGCACCAAAGAGCAGATTATCAGTGATTTACGCCAATTACGTAGCGGCAAAATCCAATCCTTTACCACAGAAACACCCGATATTCAAGAGTCAATTCCTAATAATAAATACTCGGTAAAAATTGATTCTTTCTGGCAATACAATGAGCCACTAGAGTCATCCTTAGTAGTGATTGCGCCGTCTACTAGCGAGATGGTATTAGATGTATTAGGAGCAATCCCTCTAGCGAAAGAAGAGGAAAATACAGTAAACTCAACTTCGAGTGATGTGGTAATGAAGTATTTGAATACAGTTTACAGAGATGTCAGCCAGAAGGCTTTTTTAGCAGCAATGAATGTGGGAGGAAGCTGA
- a CDS encoding DEAD/DEAH box helicase produces the protein MAILHGNWLLKNQKGCLFIWGETWRSPRANFEPNESEDIPVHPLAMTSVELSEWLVSQNMAITNFIQKPQVAMPSLRDATRTAGKANAATGRTSKGGGMLTRKTASTTEISLPTHSQIIALPTYIPENSAEGTSTIFPVHSASLGLETDSPQYLQPWRVEGFCLNPSEAVKFLAAIPLNAAKGEDAFLGGDLRFWSQVSRWGLDLISRCKFLPRIDRQSDGAFAAKWQVLLDSAVDGTRLEKFSADMPLVCRTYQEGLGAGDWGLGTGEEFSQSLFYVDFPIEPQELLLGFLNSTIDAQVREMVGSQPPTEAKAMASLSIAVRQWLQALTSESYAVNADANEIERLEAALKAWTMPLQYQLTLKTLFRTCFQLRSPESGETDWTLAYFLQAADDPEFVVDAATIWNNPVERLVYENRTIEQPQETFLRGLGVVSRLYPAIAPSFETEYPQSSRLNPIQAYEFIKAVAWRLEDSGLGVILPPSLANREGWANRLGLKITAETPKKKQGRLGLQSLLNFQWQLAIGGQTISKAEFDKLVALNSPLVEINGEWVELRPQDIKTAQTFFTTRKDQMALSLEDALRFSTGDTQVIEKLPVVSFEASGALQELIGALSNNQAIAPLPTPAGFKGQLRPYQERGAAWLSFLERWGLGACLADDMGLGKTIQFIAFLLHLKEQDALENPTLLVCPTSVLGNWEREVNKFAPSLKILQYHGDKRPKGKAFLEAVKKYDLIVTSYSLLHRDIKSLESVSWQIIVLDEAQNVKNSEAKQSKAVRQLQATFRIALTGTPVENRLQELWSILDFLNPGYLGNKQFFQRRFAMPIEKYGDTASLGQLRSLVQPFILRRLKSDRDIIQDLPDKQEMTVFCGLTADQAALYQQVVEQSLADIASAEGLQRRGMILALLIKLKQICNHPAQYLKQATLEQHNSAKLLRLEEMLEEVLAESDRALIFTQFAEWGKLLKPYLEKQLGREIFFLYGSTSKKQREEMIDRFQHDPQGPPIMILSLKAGGVGLNLTRANHVFHFDRWWNPAVENQATDRVFRIGQTRNVQVHKFVCTGTLEEKIHDMIESKKQLAEQVVGAGEEWLTELDTDQLRNLLILDRSAVIDDDAE, from the coding sequence ATGGCAATTTTACACGGTAATTGGTTACTAAAAAATCAAAAGGGTTGTTTATTTATTTGGGGAGAAACATGGCGATCGCCACGAGCGAATTTTGAGCCTAATGAATCTGAAGATATTCCAGTACATCCATTGGCAATGACATCAGTGGAGTTGAGTGAGTGGTTGGTTTCCCAAAACATGGCGATTACCAACTTTATCCAAAAACCTCAAGTTGCGATGCCTTCTCTACGAGACGCTACGCGAACGGCGGGCAAAGCCAACGCGGCTACTGGGCGAACCTCCAAAGGAGGCGGTATGCTAACGCGTAAAACCGCCAGTACAACTGAAATCAGTTTACCAACACATTCACAAATAATTGCTCTACCAACTTATATACCTGAAAACAGTGCAGAAGGAACATCTACGATTTTCCCCGTGCATTCTGCCAGCTTGGGATTAGAAACAGACTCCCCACAATATTTACAACCTTGGCGAGTTGAGGGTTTTTGTCTCAACCCCAGCGAGGCGGTAAAATTTCTTGCTGCTATTCCTCTAAATGCTGCGAAAGGAGAAGATGCCTTTTTAGGAGGAGATTTACGTTTTTGGTCGCAAGTTTCCCGATGGGGTTTAGATTTAATCTCGCGGTGTAAGTTCTTACCAAGAATTGACCGACAATCAGATGGTGCATTTGCTGCTAAATGGCAAGTACTTTTAGACAGTGCTGTAGATGGAACTCGGCTAGAAAAATTTTCTGCGGATATGCCGTTGGTTTGTCGCACGTATCAGGAGGGACTGGGGGCTGGCGACTGGGGACTGGGGACTGGGGAGGAGTTTTCTCAATCGCTGTTCTATGTGGACTTTCCGATTGAACCTCAAGAATTACTTTTAGGATTTCTCAACAGTACGATAGATGCCCAAGTGCGAGAAATGGTGGGTTCTCAACCTCCGACTGAAGCTAAAGCGATGGCATCTTTATCAATTGCGGTACGACAGTGGTTGCAAGCTTTAACCAGTGAATCTTATGCAGTCAATGCAGATGCAAATGAAATAGAACGATTAGAAGCGGCACTAAAGGCTTGGACTATGCCGCTACAATACCAATTAACTCTTAAAACTCTATTTCGTACCTGTTTTCAACTGCGTTCTCCAGAGTCAGGCGAAACAGATTGGACATTGGCGTATTTTCTGCAAGCGGCTGACGATCCTGAGTTTGTGGTGGATGCGGCAACTATTTGGAACAATCCAGTTGAACGTTTGGTTTATGAAAATCGGACAATTGAGCAACCACAAGAAACATTTTTGCGAGGTTTAGGGGTAGTATCTCGATTGTATCCTGCGATCGCACCCAGCTTTGAAACCGAATATCCCCAATCTTCTCGTCTCAACCCCATCCAAGCTTATGAGTTTATCAAAGCTGTAGCTTGGAGGTTGGAAGACAGTGGTTTGGGAGTAATTTTACCTCCCAGTTTGGCGAACCGTGAAGGATGGGCGAACCGTTTGGGTTTAAAAATTACTGCCGAAACCCCAAAGAAAAAGCAGGGACGTTTAGGATTGCAAAGTCTACTGAATTTCCAATGGCAATTGGCAATTGGTGGACAAACTATTTCTAAAGCTGAGTTTGATAAACTTGTGGCTTTAAATAGTCCGCTAGTGGAAATTAACGGCGAGTGGGTGGAATTGCGGCCTCAAGACATCAAAACAGCCCAAACTTTTTTTACCACTCGCAAAGACCAAATGGCGCTTTCCTTGGAAGATGCCTTGCGTTTTAGTACAGGAGATACCCAGGTAATTGAAAAATTACCAGTGGTTAGCTTTGAGGCATCAGGGGCATTGCAAGAGTTGATTGGGGCGTTAAGCAATAATCAAGCGATCGCACCTTTGCCCACACCAGCAGGCTTTAAAGGACAGTTGCGACCTTATCAAGAACGTGGTGCTGCTTGGCTATCTTTCTTAGAACGTTGGGGCTTAGGCGCGTGTCTCGCCGACGATATGGGATTGGGTAAAACTATTCAGTTCATTGCTTTTTTACTACATCTCAAAGAACAAGATGCACTAGAAAATCCAACACTATTAGTTTGTCCAACTTCGGTTTTAGGCAACTGGGAAAGGGAAGTCAATAAATTTGCGCCAAGCCTGAAAATTTTACAATATCACGGTGACAAACGACCAAAAGGTAAAGCATTTTTAGAAGCAGTAAAAAAATACGATTTAATAGTTACCAGCTACTCCCTTCTTCATCGAGATATCAAGTCATTAGAAAGTGTATCTTGGCAGATAATTGTTTTAGACGAAGCCCAGAATGTGAAAAATTCAGAGGCGAAGCAATCAAAAGCGGTACGCCAATTACAAGCAACGTTTCGCATTGCATTGACGGGGACACCAGTAGAAAATAGATTGCAAGAACTCTGGTCTATTTTAGATTTTCTCAATCCAGGGTATTTAGGAAATAAGCAATTTTTCCAGCGTCGGTTTGCCATGCCAATAGAAAAGTATGGTGATACGGCTTCTTTGGGTCAGTTACGTTCATTAGTTCAGCCATTTATACTGCGGCGATTGAAAAGCGATCGTGACATCATTCAAGACCTACCAGACAAGCAAGAAATGACCGTATTTTGCGGTCTAACTGCCGATCAAGCTGCACTTTATCAACAAGTTGTCGAGCAATCTTTAGCAGATATAGCATCTGCGGAAGGATTGCAACGTCGAGGGATGATTTTGGCTTTACTAATCAAACTCAAACAAATCTGCAATCACCCAGCCCAATATTTGAAACAAGCAACATTAGAGCAACATAATTCAGCCAAACTTCTGCGGCTAGAAGAAATGTTAGAAGAAGTTTTAGCTGAAAGCGATCGCGCTTTAATCTTCACACAATTTGCTGAGTGGGGTAAATTACTTAAACCCTATCTAGAAAAACAGCTAGGGCGAGAAATATTCTTTTTATATGGTAGCACCAGTAAAAAACAACGAGAGGAAATGATCGACCGTTTCCAACACGACCCCCAGGGGCCACCGATTATGATTCTTTCTCTAAAAGCTGGTGGTGTAGGACTTAATTTAACACGAGCAAATCATGTATTCCACTTTGATAGATGGTGGAATCCAGCAGTAGAAAATCAAGCCACAGATAGAGTATTTCGGATTGGTCAAACCCGGAATGTGCAAGTACATAAATTTGTCTGCACAGGCACTTTAGAAGAAAAAATTCATGACATGATTGAAAGTAAGAAACAACTAGCTGAACAAGTTGTAGGTGCTGGTGAAGAATGGTTGACTGAACTAGATACAGACCAACTTCGCAACTTACTAATACTCGATCGCAGTGCAGTAATTGACGATGATGCAGAATAA
- a CDS encoding GNAT family N-acetyltransferase, which yields MDLPLVKVIKNNITLELDYMHPQEQEVVRALLNVVIVEGKTYPQKQPLSPAEFSTYWLSKDAFVVRTSGKDGTHKPKEILGAFYLKPNFPGWCCHICNAGFIVQPELRGQGIGRFMGEAMLLIAANLGYEAVMFNLVFETNIPSITLWQSLGFEIIGRIPRAAKLDNEQLVDALMMYRAVG from the coding sequence ATGGATTTACCCCTAGTTAAAGTTATAAAAAATAACATAACATTAGAACTAGATTATATGCATCCTCAAGAACAGGAGGTTGTAAGAGCATTACTAAATGTTGTAATTGTTGAAGGTAAAACTTATCCCCAAAAGCAACCTCTATCTCCGGCAGAATTTTCAACTTACTGGTTAAGCAAGGATGCCTTTGTTGTCAGGACATCTGGTAAGGATGGTACACACAAGCCAAAAGAAATATTAGGGGCGTTTTATTTAAAACCAAACTTCCCCGGTTGGTGTTGCCATATTTGCAACGCTGGTTTTATTGTACAACCTGAGTTACGCGGTCAGGGTATCGGGCGGTTCATGGGGGAGGCGATGCTCTTGATAGCAGCAAACCTTGGCTACGAGGCAGTAATGTTCAATTTGGTCTTTGAAACTAATATACCTTCAATTACCCTTTGGCAATCGCTAGGATTTGAGATAATTGGACGAATTCCACGTGCAGCGAAGCTAGATAACGAACAGTTAGTAGACGCGCTGATGATGTATCGTGCTGTGGGTTGA
- a CDS encoding polyribonucleotide nucleotidyltransferase has product MAEVDKSISFDGRDIRLKVGLLAPQAGGSVLIESGDTSVLVTATRSQAREGIDFLPLTVDYEERLYAAGRIPGGIMRREGRPPEKTILTSRLIDRPMRPLFPSWLRDDLQIIALTLSMDELVPPDVLAVTGASIATLIAQIPFNGPMAAVRVGLVGDDFIINPTYAEIEAGDLDLVVAGSPHGVIMVEAGANQLPERDIIEAIDFGYEAVRDLIKAQQDLVAELGLVIVQEAPPEVDQTLENYIRDRANGQIKKILSQFTFTKPERDAALDVVKDEIATTIKELPEEDPIRVAATANSKALSNTFKDITKYFMRRQIIEDNVRVDGRKLDEVRRVSCLVGVLPKRVHGSGLFNRELTQVLSTCTLGTPGDAQNLNDDMQLDQHKRYLHHYNFPPFSVGETKPMRSPGRREIGHGALAERSLLPVLPSKEQFPYVIRIVSEVLSSNGSTSMGSVCGSTLALMDAGVPILKPVSGAAMGLIKDGDEVRILTDIQGIEDFLGDMDFKVAGTDTGITALQMDMKIPGLSLDVISQAVHQAKAARLHILEKMLACIDVPRTETSPYAPRLLTIKIDSDMIGLVIGPGGKTIKGITEETGAKIDIEDDGTVTISAVDENKAKRARNIIQGMTRKLHEGDVYAGRITRIIPIGAFVEFLPGKEGMIHISQLADYRVGKVEDEVAVGDEVIIKVREIDNKGRINLTRLGIHPDQAAAAREAAAVNR; this is encoded by the coding sequence ATGGCAGAAGTTGATAAGTCAATATCCTTCGATGGAAGGGATATTCGACTGAAAGTAGGCTTACTAGCTCCCCAGGCAGGTGGGTCGGTTTTGATAGAATCAGGGGACACATCCGTTTTAGTGACAGCTACGCGATCGCAAGCCAGAGAAGGCATTGATTTTCTTCCCCTCACAGTGGATTACGAAGAAAGACTGTATGCAGCTGGTAGGATTCCTGGCGGGATCATGCGGCGGGAAGGTCGTCCACCAGAAAAAACAATTCTCACTAGCCGTCTTATAGACCGTCCCATGCGTCCCTTGTTCCCTTCATGGTTACGGGATGACCTGCAAATTATCGCCTTAACGCTATCGATGGACGAGTTGGTTCCACCCGATGTGCTAGCAGTTACAGGCGCTTCCATCGCTACCCTGATTGCCCAGATTCCTTTTAATGGGCCAATGGCAGCAGTTCGCGTTGGTTTAGTGGGAGATGATTTCATTATTAACCCCACTTATGCAGAAATTGAAGCCGGAGATTTGGATCTGGTAGTAGCCGGTTCTCCACATGGCGTAATCATGGTGGAGGCGGGAGCTAATCAGTTACCAGAGCGAGATATCATCGAGGCAATTGACTTTGGTTATGAAGCGGTACGGGACTTAATCAAAGCGCAGCAAGATTTAGTCGCAGAACTGGGCTTAGTGATAGTGCAAGAAGCACCACCAGAAGTAGACCAGACGCTAGAAAATTATATCCGCGATCGCGCTAACGGCCAGATTAAGAAAATTCTCTCTCAATTTACCTTCACCAAACCCGAACGCGATGCAGCTTTAGATGTCGTCAAGGATGAAATTGCCACGACGATTAAGGAACTGCCAGAAGAAGACCCAATTCGAGTTGCCGCAACTGCAAATAGCAAGGCTCTTAGTAATACTTTTAAAGATATAACTAAGTACTTTATGCGGCGGCAAATCATCGAAGATAACGTTCGCGTTGATGGTCGCAAACTCGATGAAGTGCGTCGTGTTTCTTGTTTAGTTGGTGTCTTACCAAAGCGAGTCCACGGTAGCGGTTTATTTAACCGGGAACTAACTCAGGTATTATCCACTTGTACTTTGGGTACACCTGGGGATGCTCAAAACCTCAACGATGATATGCAGCTAGACCAACATAAGCGTTATCTGCATCATTACAACTTCCCGCCGTTCTCTGTCGGGGAAACCAAGCCAATGCGTTCTCCAGGAAGGCGTGAAATTGGTCACGGGGCATTAGCAGAGCGATCGCTCCTACCTGTATTACCCTCAAAAGAACAATTTCCCTACGTGATTCGCATAGTATCAGAAGTACTTTCTTCCAACGGTTCCACCTCAATGGGTTCAGTCTGCGGTTCCACCCTCGCCCTCATGGATGCTGGTGTACCAATTCTCAAACCCGTCAGTGGCGCAGCAATGGGTCTGATTAAGGATGGGGACGAAGTACGAATCCTCACCGACATTCAGGGCATTGAAGACTTTTTGGGCGATATGGACTTCAAGGTTGCCGGGACGGATACCGGAATTACCGCCTTGCAAATGGATATGAAAATCCCCGGTTTGTCGTTGGATGTTATTTCCCAAGCCGTCCACCAAGCCAAAGCAGCCCGGTTGCACATTCTGGAGAAAATGCTCGCCTGCATCGATGTGCCACGGACTGAAACCTCACCTTATGCCCCACGTCTGTTAACAATCAAGATTGACTCAGACATGATTGGTCTGGTAATCGGGCCTGGAGGCAAGACTATTAAGGGTATCACAGAGGAAACTGGTGCAAAAATTGACATCGAAGATGATGGCACCGTGACAATTTCGGCTGTGGATGAGAACAAGGCGAAGAGAGCCAGAAACATCATCCAAGGTATGACCCGCAAGCTCCACGAAGGGGATGTCTATGCAGGACGTATTACTCGGATTATACCCATAGGTGCATTTGTGGAATTTCTGCCTGGGAAAGAAGGGATGATCCACATCTCACAACTAGCTGACTACCGCGTTGGCAAAGTTGAGGATGAAGTAGCAGTGGGCGATGAAGTGATTATCAA